In one Dermacentor variabilis isolate Ectoservices chromosome 4, ASM5094787v1, whole genome shotgun sequence genomic region, the following are encoded:
- the RpL7 gene encoding ribosomal protein L7 isoform X2: MAPTTTAKPEKQKLPEVPETLLKRRKQRAISKVKQLENAIKQRKAKRAKRLEIFKRAEQYVKEYRRQERDTIRLKRVARNKGNFYVPAEPKLAVVIRIRGVNGVSPKPRKVLQLLRLRQINNATFVKLNKATLNMLRIAEPYIAWGYPNLKTVREMIYKRGFGRLDDRRVALSDNSVIEKRLGKLGIICIEDLIHEIYTVGPNFKKANNFLWHFKLNTPRGGWRKKTNHYSEGGDFGNREDLVNRLLRRMI; encoded by the exons ATGGCACCGAC CACGACAGCCAAacctgaaaaacaaaagcttccggAGGTCCCGGAAACCCTTCTCAAGCGCCGCAAGCAGCGTGCCATCTCTAAAGTTAAACAGCTCGAAAATGCTATCAAGCAGAGGAAG GCCAAGCGTGCCAAGCGCCTCGAAATATTCAAGAGGGCCGAGCAGTACGTGAAGGAGTACAGGAGACAAGAGCGCGACACCATCCGCCTGAAGCGTGTGGCTAGGAACAAGGGCAACTTCTACGTTCCGGCGGAGCCTAAACTGGCTGTCGTCATCCGTATCAGGGG TGTCAACGGTGTGAGCCCCAAGCCTAGGAAAGTGCTGCAGCTGTTGCGCCTGCGTCAGATCAACAACGCCACCTTTGTCAAGCTCAACAAAGCCACCCTCAACATGCTGAGGATTGCTGAGCCTTACATCGCCTGGGG CTACCCCAACTTGAAGACTGTGCGGGAGATGATCTACAAGAGAGGGTTCGGACGCCTGGATGACCGCAGGGTGGCCTTGTCTGACAACTCTGTCATCGAGAAGCGCCTTG GCAAGCTGGGCATCATCTGCATTGAGGACCTGATCCATGAGATCTACACAGTGGGGCCGAACTTTAAGAAGGCCAACAACTTCTTGTGGCACTTCAAGCTGAACACACCTCGCGGCGGATGGCGCAAGAAGACCAACCACTACAGCGAGGGTGGGGACTTTGGAAACCGGGAGGACCTCGTCAACCGGCTCCTTCGCAGGATGATTTAA
- the RpL7 gene encoding ribosomal protein L7 isoform X1: MSSAFTTAKPEKQKLPEVPETLLKRRKQRAISKVKQLENAIKQRKAKRAKRLEIFKRAEQYVKEYRRQERDTIRLKRVARNKGNFYVPAEPKLAVVIRIRGVNGVSPKPRKVLQLLRLRQINNATFVKLNKATLNMLRIAEPYIAWGYPNLKTVREMIYKRGFGRLDDRRVALSDNSVIEKRLGKLGIICIEDLIHEIYTVGPNFKKANNFLWHFKLNTPRGGWRKKTNHYSEGGDFGNREDLVNRLLRRMI; this comes from the exons ATGTCATCGGCGTT CACGACAGCCAAacctgaaaaacaaaagcttccggAGGTCCCGGAAACCCTTCTCAAGCGCCGCAAGCAGCGTGCCATCTCTAAAGTTAAACAGCTCGAAAATGCTATCAAGCAGAGGAAG GCCAAGCGTGCCAAGCGCCTCGAAATATTCAAGAGGGCCGAGCAGTACGTGAAGGAGTACAGGAGACAAGAGCGCGACACCATCCGCCTGAAGCGTGTGGCTAGGAACAAGGGCAACTTCTACGTTCCGGCGGAGCCTAAACTGGCTGTCGTCATCCGTATCAGGGG TGTCAACGGTGTGAGCCCCAAGCCTAGGAAAGTGCTGCAGCTGTTGCGCCTGCGTCAGATCAACAACGCCACCTTTGTCAAGCTCAACAAAGCCACCCTCAACATGCTGAGGATTGCTGAGCCTTACATCGCCTGGGG CTACCCCAACTTGAAGACTGTGCGGGAGATGATCTACAAGAGAGGGTTCGGACGCCTGGATGACCGCAGGGTGGCCTTGTCTGACAACTCTGTCATCGAGAAGCGCCTTG GCAAGCTGGGCATCATCTGCATTGAGGACCTGATCCATGAGATCTACACAGTGGGGCCGAACTTTAAGAAGGCCAACAACTTCTTGTGGCACTTCAAGCTGAACACACCTCGCGGCGGATGGCGCAAGAAGACCAACCACTACAGCGAGGGTGGGGACTTTGGAAACCGGGAGGACCTCGTCAACCGGCTCCTTCGCAGGATGATTTAA